The following proteins are co-located in the Robbsia betulipollinis genome:
- a CDS encoding MAPEG family protein, translating into MTIELKLLAWTLILAIVQIFLPSMLRNRETGTAYNAGPRDEPGPPVGVLTGRMMRAKSNLYETLPLFIAAILTAHIAGREGSLTHIGAWLYLIARVIYVPLYAAGIPYIRSMVWLVSLLGVVLAIAALF; encoded by the coding sequence ATGACCATCGAACTGAAACTCCTCGCCTGGACGCTGATCCTCGCCATCGTGCAGATCTTTCTGCCCTCGATGCTGCGCAACCGGGAGACCGGCACCGCCTACAACGCGGGGCCGCGGGACGAACCCGGCCCGCCCGTGGGCGTGCTTACCGGCCGCATGATGCGGGCGAAAAGCAATCTGTATGAAACCCTGCCGCTGTTCATCGCCGCGATCCTCACCGCCCATATCGCCGGCCGCGAGGGCAGCCTCACGCATATCGGCGCCTGGCTGTACCTCATCGCGCGCGTGATCTATGTGCCGCTGTATGCCGCGGGCATTCCGTATATCCGTTCGATGGTCTGGCTGGTGTCGCTGCTCGGCGTGGTACTCGCCATCGCTGCGTTGTTCTGA
- a CDS encoding PPC domain-containing DNA-binding protein, translating into MQTCPLRLLPGDDLRGALEAMARVRGWRAAFVIQGIGSLSVAQLRFAGVDAPATLRGDLEILTLAGSLAPDGAHLHMSVADARGQVSGGHVSPGCAVRTTAELVVLVLPEYAFSRERDARTGFPELMIRAAVAKRSDDPCSG; encoded by the coding sequence CTGCAAACCTGTCCCTTACGCCTGCTGCCGGGCGACGATTTGCGCGGCGCCCTCGAAGCGATGGCGCGGGTGCGCGGTTGGCGCGCGGCGTTCGTCATCCAGGGCATCGGCAGTCTGAGCGTCGCGCAATTGCGTTTCGCCGGCGTCGATGCGCCGGCCACGCTGCGCGGCGACCTGGAAATCCTCACGCTCGCCGGTTCGCTTGCGCCCGATGGCGCACATCTGCACATGAGCGTGGCGGATGCGCGCGGGCAGGTCTCGGGAGGACATGTGTCGCCCGGCTGCGCGGTGCGCACGACTGCCGAACTGGTGGTGCTGGTGCTTCCGGAGTACGCGTTTTCGCGCGAGCGCGATGCGCGAACGGGGTTTCCGGAGTTGATGATCCGGGCGGCCGTTGCCAAGCGGAGCGACGATCCTTGTTCCGGGTAG
- a CDS encoding carotenoid 1,2-hydratase, translating to MIAPLRASISGGLAGTCAALRALWCAACFTMLPGAIATAGAAAPVDAAPVNAAASSHVPAFATVVPGRPIVFPRDGGAHPAFRTEWWYATGWLVRPDGRPLGFQITFFRSATGTDPANPSAFAPTQLIIAHAALSDPGLGHLLHDQRIARQGFDLAYAREAGTDVKLDDWHLVRAADGHYTATVQGAGFTLNLTLTPTQAPLLQGDAGYSRKGPLASQASYYYSEPQLRVSGAIGVDVDVGGGTGGAGGANTDSATAADGKGTGALAPGQHGGAIRQTPVTGLAWLDHEWSSTVLSTDATGWDWLGANLDDGSALMAFKVRARDGHAVWAHAALRGRDGRITAFGPDAVTFTPLREWSSPRTAARYPVAQTVKTGALTWQLDPLFDDQELDSRQSTGAVYWEGAVRVRRNGQSVGRGYLEMTGYDGALKFEK from the coding sequence ATGATCGCGCCTTTGCGTGCTTCGATCAGCGGCGGTCTGGCCGGCACGTGCGCGGCCTTGCGCGCGCTCTGGTGCGCGGCCTGTTTCACCATGTTGCCGGGAGCCATCGCCACGGCCGGTGCCGCCGCACCCGTGGATGCCGCCCCGGTGAACGCCGCCGCGTCTTCCCATGTCCCCGCTTTCGCCACCGTGGTCCCCGGCCGGCCGATCGTCTTCCCGCGCGACGGCGGCGCGCATCCCGCGTTCCGTACCGAGTGGTGGTACGCGACCGGCTGGCTGGTGCGGCCGGACGGCCGCCCGCTCGGCTTCCAGATCACCTTTTTTCGCTCGGCGACGGGTACCGATCCCGCCAACCCCAGCGCATTCGCGCCAACGCAGCTGATCATCGCGCATGCGGCATTGAGCGACCCGGGCCTGGGACATCTGCTGCACGACCAGCGCATCGCGCGCCAGGGGTTCGACCTGGCCTACGCCAGGGAGGCCGGTACCGATGTCAAGCTGGACGACTGGCATCTCGTCCGTGCGGCCGACGGCCACTATACGGCAACGGTCCAGGGTGCGGGTTTCACGCTGAATCTGACCTTGACGCCCACCCAGGCGCCGCTGCTGCAGGGCGACGCCGGGTATTCGCGCAAGGGCCCGCTGGCATCGCAGGCCAGTTATTACTACAGCGAACCGCAACTGCGGGTGAGCGGTGCGATCGGCGTCGACGTCGACGTCGGCGGGGGCACGGGGGGCGCGGGCGGCGCGAATACCGACAGCGCGACGGCGGCGGATGGGAAAGGCACCGGGGCACTCGCACCCGGACAGCACGGCGGCGCGATCCGCCAGACGCCCGTCACCGGCCTCGCCTGGCTCGATCACGAATGGTCGAGCACGGTCCTCAGTACCGACGCCACCGGCTGGGACTGGCTGGGCGCCAACCTCGACGACGGCTCCGCGCTGATGGCCTTCAAGGTGCGGGCGCGCGACGGTCACGCGGTCTGGGCCCACGCGGCGCTACGTGGACGCGACGGACGGATCACCGCGTTCGGACCGGATGCGGTAACGTTCACGCCGCTGCGCGAGTGGTCGTCACCGCGCACGGCGGCCCGCTATCCGGTCGCGCAGACGGTGAAGACCGGCGCGCTGACCTGGCAACTCGACCCGCTGTTCGACGACCAGGAACTCGACTCGCGGCAATCCACGGGGGCGGTGTATTGGGAGGGCGCGGTTCGCGTGCGCCGGAATGGACAAAGCGTCGGCAGGGGATATCTCGAAATGACGGGGTACGACGGCGCGCTGAAATTCGAAAAATAA
- a CDS encoding FtsX-like permease family protein gives MRDDPSAAGARGATAAGMRTLARWLLGAEWRSHPGRVGVAIATIALGVALGYAVQLINGAAFAEFSAAARSLSGQADLEVRGTQATFDERVYPQLATLAGVVLASPVLELDATVPARDAPLKLLGLDVFRAAGLTPELIGVPAAGRPFDTLADDAVFLSAAAQQWLDAAPGQAIRLRSGTADRSFRVAGGLVRTRPGQRLGVMDIAAAQWRFGLVGRLSRVDLKLARGVDREAFRRTLQTRLGPAWVVSEPRDIDSRTDRLSRAYRINMNVLALVALFTGAFLVFSTQAASVVRRRAQFALLRVLGWTRGQLLRQVLREGALLGVVGAALGLAVGYALATAALRLFGSDLGGGYFPGVRPQIHFSALPGAIFFALGVGVAVAGSLVPAAEAARARAAAALKAGSEENALAPLAAPWPALGCFVAAAVLTQLPPLFEVPILGYLAVALLLIGGIALMPRVTALVFGALLRRRAHTRDATVATLALARLANAPGQAAIAMGGVLSSFALIVAMAVMVASFRESVDGWLTHLLSADLYVRMAPNGDTAGAGPGDQQRIATTPGVRHVDFMRTASLTLDPARPAVALLARDIDARDPGASLQLTSSALPPGAWHPGDIPIWVSEAMVDLYGYHVGQTLNLPLAPPPDTRSGGADHLDKPRFVVAGIWRDYVRQSGAIALRRADYRRLTHDDTVTDAAITTAPGADVGPVIAALRRLPFGTALSFAQPGEIRAKTLTIFDRSFAVTYLLEAVAIIIGLFGVAATFSAQTLARAREFGMLRHIGLTRRQVLGILAAEGGMLTALGIGLGAVLGFAISLILIDVVNPQSFHWTMSLHMPWTVLGIVAATMLAASCVTAVVAGRKALSVDAIRAVKEDW, from the coding sequence ATGCGTGACGACCCAAGCGCGGCCGGCGCGCGCGGCGCCACGGCCGCCGGCATGCGCACCCTCGCGCGCTGGCTGCTGGGCGCCGAGTGGCGCAGCCATCCCGGCCGGGTGGGCGTGGCGATCGCCACGATCGCGCTGGGCGTGGCGCTCGGCTATGCCGTGCAGCTGATCAACGGCGCGGCATTCGCCGAGTTTTCCGCGGCGGCACGCAGCCTGTCCGGCCAGGCCGATCTGGAAGTGCGCGGCACCCAGGCGACCTTCGACGAACGCGTCTATCCGCAACTCGCCACGCTCGCCGGGGTCGTGCTCGCAAGCCCGGTCCTCGAACTCGATGCCACGGTGCCCGCGCGCGACGCGCCGCTCAAGCTGCTCGGACTGGACGTGTTCCGCGCCGCCGGACTCACCCCGGAACTGATCGGCGTGCCGGCAGCGGGGCGTCCCTTCGACACGCTCGCCGACGATGCGGTCTTCCTCTCCGCCGCCGCGCAACAGTGGCTGGACGCGGCGCCCGGCCAGGCGATCCGCCTGCGCAGCGGCACGGCGGACCGTTCGTTCCGGGTGGCGGGCGGCCTGGTCCGCACGCGTCCCGGACAGCGCCTCGGCGTCATGGACATCGCCGCCGCGCAATGGCGTTTCGGCCTGGTGGGACGACTCTCGCGAGTCGATCTGAAGCTCGCCCGCGGCGTGGACCGCGAGGCGTTCCGGCGCACGCTCCAGACGCGCCTCGGGCCCGCCTGGGTAGTCTCCGAACCGCGCGACATCGACAGCCGCACCGACCGGCTGTCGCGTGCCTACCGTATCAATATGAACGTGCTGGCGCTGGTGGCGCTGTTCACGGGTGCTTTCCTGGTCTTTTCGACCCAGGCGGCAAGCGTCGTGCGGCGCCGCGCGCAGTTCGCGCTGCTGCGTGTGCTGGGCTGGACGCGCGGGCAGTTGCTGCGTCAGGTCCTGCGCGAAGGCGCATTGCTGGGCGTCGTCGGCGCCGCGCTCGGGCTCGCCGTGGGCTACGCGCTCGCGACCGCCGCGTTGCGGCTGTTCGGCAGCGACCTCGGCGGCGGCTACTTCCCCGGCGTGCGGCCGCAGATTCATTTCTCGGCGCTCCCCGGCGCGATCTTCTTCGCGCTGGGTGTGGGCGTCGCCGTCGCCGGCAGTCTGGTGCCCGCGGCGGAAGCCGCGCGCGCCCGCGCCGCGGCCGCGCTCAAGGCCGGCAGCGAGGAAAACGCGCTGGCGCCGCTCGCCGCGCCCTGGCCGGCGCTCGGCTGCTTCGTCGCCGCGGCGGTGCTGACGCAACTTCCGCCGCTGTTCGAAGTGCCGATTCTCGGTTATCTGGCCGTCGCCTTGCTGCTCATCGGCGGGATCGCGCTGATGCCGCGGGTGACGGCGCTGGTCTTCGGCGCGCTGCTGCGCCGGCGCGCGCACACGCGCGATGCCACGGTCGCGACGCTGGCCCTCGCGCGGCTGGCCAACGCCCCGGGCCAGGCCGCGATCGCGATGGGCGGCGTCCTGTCGAGCTTCGCACTGATCGTGGCGATGGCGGTGATGGTCGCCAGCTTTCGCGAATCGGTCGATGGCTGGTTGACGCATCTGCTGTCCGCCGATCTCTACGTCCGCATGGCGCCGAACGGCGACACCGCCGGCGCCGGTCCCGGCGACCAGCAACGCATCGCGACCACGCCCGGCGTGCGACACGTCGATTTCATGCGAACCGCAAGCCTGACGCTCGACCCCGCCCGCCCCGCCGTCGCGCTGCTGGCGCGCGATATCGACGCGCGCGACCCCGGCGCCAGCCTGCAGCTCACGTCGTCCGCACTGCCGCCCGGCGCCTGGCATCCGGGCGACATCCCCATCTGGGTGTCCGAGGCGATGGTCGATCTGTATGGCTACCATGTCGGACAGACGCTGAACCTGCCGCTCGCGCCGCCGCCGGACACGCGCTCCGGCGGCGCGGACCACCTCGACAAACCGCGCTTCGTCGTGGCCGGCATCTGGCGCGACTACGTGCGCCAGAGCGGCGCGATCGCGTTGCGGCGCGCCGACTACCGCCGCCTGACGCACGACGACACCGTGACCGATGCCGCGATCACCACCGCGCCGGGCGCGGACGTCGGTCCGGTGATCGCGGCGCTGCGCCGCCTCCCTTTCGGCACGGCGCTGAGCTTCGCCCAGCCGGGCGAGATCCGGGCCAAGACCCTGACGATCTTCGACCGCAGTTTCGCCGTGACCTATCTGCTCGAAGCCGTGGCCATCATCATCGGTCTGTTCGGCGTGGCCGCCACGTTTTCCGCGCAGACCCTCGCGCGGGCACGTGAATTCGGCATGCTGCGGCATATCGGGCTCACGCGCCGTCAGGTGCTGGGCATTCTCGCCGCCGAGGGCGGCATGCTGACCGCGCTGGGCATCGGCCTTGGCGCGGTGCTCGGCTTCGCGATCAGCCTGATCCTGATCGACGTCGTCAACCCGCAGTCGTTCCACTGGACGATGTCGCTGCACATGCCGTGGACGGTGCTGGGCATCGTTGCCGCGACCATGCTGGCGGCGTCGTGCGTCACGGCCGTCGTCGCCGGACGCAAGGCCCTGTCGGTCGATGCGATCCGGGCGGTCAAGGAGGATTGGTGA